In Bacillus pumilus, the sequence AAATTCACAATATTGAGCAGTGCCGTTTCGATGAGCTGCGCTTCAACTAGCGTTGCTTCGATGCGCATAATTGGTTCATTCGCAAAGACAATTTCGCCTTCTCGCATTGAATGAAGTGTACCTGTAAAGGACAACCCGCTTAAGTATTCAATGAAATCGCTTTTATAACCGAGTTCATCTTTTAAATACGCAAGATCGCTTTCGGTGAAGGAGAAGTCCGATAAATATTCAATCGCTTTCTCTAAACCAGCAAATACAGCGAAGCCATTGTCAAATGGAAGCTTTCTAAAGAAGAGTTCAAAGACTGCCTTCTTTTCATGAATGCCGTCTCTCCAATACGTTTCTGCCATGTTAATTTGATAAAGATCTGTATGTAGTGATAAACTGTCGTCAATAAACCGATGCTCCAACTTCCATTCTCCTTCCCTTACTTAACCACTTTCGCACCAAGCGTCTGCTCAAAGTGAGAAAGTGCCCACTCGTGCCCCGCTTCATTAAAACTCGCCACGGCATTCTGATGAATCACAAGCTCAAAGCCTTTATTGTACGCATCCACAGCTGTATGAAGTACACAAATATCTGTACACACTCCGGCTAAATGAAGTTCAGTGATGCCGCGCTCGCGCAGTTTCATTTCTAATTGAGTGCCTGCAAAAGCAGAGTATCTTGTTTTTTCCATATAGTAGACATGTTTTAAATGTTTTGACGTGTGAAATAGTGAACTTAGTTTGCCATAAAGTTCAATTCCCTCTGTCCCGCGAATATTATGGGGCGGAAATAACTTTGTTTCTGGATGATAAGGGTCCTCTTC encodes:
- a CDS encoding cysteine hydrolase family protein — translated: MGKALICIDYTVDFVSDDGKLTCGKPGQAIEPKITEITSSFIDEGHFVVFAVDHHEEEDPYHPETKLFPPHNIRGTEGIELYGKLSSLFHTSKHLKHVYYMEKTRYSAFAGTQLEMKLRERGITELHLAGVCTDICVLHTAVDAYNKGFELVIHQNAVASFNEAGHEWALSHFEQTLGAKVVK